CACTGGCCGTGGTCACAGCCCTTCTTCGTCCCCGTGAGATGCAGATGCTCGCGCAGCGCGTCGAGCAGCGTGGTCCTGTGATCGACGTCAAGCGTCCGCTCCTGCCCATTGACGGTGAGCGAAAAACGCGATCGCTCCGCCCTGTCCGGGTTGGCCGGGGCTGCGCCCTGGGCGCTGGCGGCGCGATGGTCTTTGAATCCGGTGGGTGGGGTCATGGATGCACCTGCCTTTCTCTCACGCGTCGGATCGGCTTCGGATGTTGACATCTCGCAAATATCCAGACCCCAACCGCCGTGAAGGAACCTTGTTCCTTCTCAAGCGAGCCATGACTGTCATGCATGGTCAGGACGGGAACTCACCGGCATCCGCACCCGTGCTATGCCGACTATCGCAGCGATCGTGCGGGACCCTCAAAATGCGCGCGATTTTTCACAGATAGGCAGTTTCGAATCCCTTAAGTCCGAACTCGGCGGGCGCCCGCTACGCCTTCGATCGCCAGCGCCTTCTAGCGGCAGGTGAAACTGTCGGCGCTTTCGATGTCTCCCGAGCCGTCGTAGCGCGCCACCTGCGGCCAGTCGCACAGCGGCCTGGTGCGCTGCTTGCTCCAACCCTCGGGCAGCTCCTTGTTGTCGGCCCGCACAGATGCGACGACTGCACCCGGCGCCTCGCCCTTTTCGACCCAGTCCACCAGTTCCTGGAACAGGTCGAAGCGGTCGGTCGCGGGCCCGCCGTCGCAATGCGCCATGCCGGGGACGCTGTAGAAGCGCGCGAAATCGGAGACATCGCCGCCATTATTGGCCTTGAGCCTTTCGTACCAGTCGATGGTCGCATTTATCGAGAACACGCCGTCGCTGGCGCCGTGGAAGACGATCGCCTTGCCGCCGGCCTGCTGGAGTTCGGCGATCTTCGGCGCGCGCCAGTCGGTCGGCGCCATCACGTCCATCGGCGAGGCGGGAAACGCGTCGCTGGTCGCCAGGATCTTCTTTCCGTCCTCGTCGAAGTCGAAGTTGATAAGGAAGTCGAGCAGCGCTTCCGGCGTGCCCTCGATTTCGCTCGGCGGCGTGGTGAAGACGTGCGCCAGCGAGCCCGCGCCCATCACGGCGATGAGCGGCATGTGGTCCCATGGCGGGATCGGGCTCTCGAGCTTCCAGAAGCGCCAGTCGCCCGAAGCGATGCCGGCGTCGTAGGACCAGTCGGTGTAGAGTTGCTCACCCGCAGAGTTCGTGGGGCCGGCGAAGGCGCGCGACAGCGCTTCCACCTGTTCCGCCGCGAGGCACTGGTTGCTCTCGCCGGCGGCACATTGGAGGCTGTTCAGGTCAAATGCGGACTGGCATGCAACGAGGTCGCCGACGATGCCGTCTTCGGCGCCATCGAGGCTGTCGCAGGCCTCAAGAACGCCATCTGCCACAACGGCCATGTCCTGCGGGCTGAAAGCCTTGCGGATATCCTCATTGGCAAGGCGGAAGCTCTGCACGTCCCAGGCGTGCTGCACGGCCGCCATGGGCAGGTTGTAGCCGGGCGCGCCGGCGAGGAAGCCGTCGAACTCGTCCGCGAGACGGGTCGCGCCGACCAGCGCGTGACGGCCGCCGTTGGAGCAGCCGACCATGTAGGAATACTCCGGGCCGTCGCCGTAATAGGCCTCGATCAGGTTCTTGGCGATCGGGGTCAGGACGACGTTGGCGCCGTAGCCGTAATCGACGCGCGCCTGGTGATCGAGGCCGAATACGTTGCCGCCGGCAAGGCCCGCGTCCGGATTGGCCTCTCCGTCATGGCCGGCATCGGTGGAGAGGACGGCGTAGCCGCGTGACAGGGCGTTGTCCGGCTGGTTGCCTTTGAGATCGCCGTAGGCAGGCACCACCTTGCCGTCGTTGCCGCCATTGGCCTGGTGGACATATCGCCCGTTCCATTCGTCCGGCAGCCGCATTTCGAAGCCGATCGCGTAGGGCATGCCGTCGGCGCCGGTCCGCTCGTTGACCGCGCCGCGCACGATGCAGTGCGGGCCTGCCTGGTCATCGGCTGGAGCGGACTGCGCCGACACGATGCGGGTGCCCGGCAATGCAAGCTCGGAAAGCGCGGCGGGTTCGCAGGCGAGCCTGGCCTGTGCATGGGCCTGCGTGGCCGGAGCGATCGCAGCCAGCGGCACAAGCGCCGCCGCAACGACGCCCGGCAATCTCGATTGCCTCGTCATGTCATCCTCCTTGTGCGGCCCAGCCTCCTTACCGGATACCGCTATAGACCATAATGATTATATCATATAACTATCAAGGCGCAATTCACGATCAAGAGCGATTGCTACGCGACGCCTTTTCGCTTTGCGATGAGATCACTGACCATGCGGGCGGTGACCGGCGCCAGGGTGAGGCCGAGATGACCGTGCCCGAAGGCAAAGATGATATCGTTGCCGCCCTTTGAGGCGCGGATAACCGGAACGGAGTCGGGCATGGACGGCCGAAAACCGAGCCAGGTTCGGTCCGGCGCGCCGAGAGAGGGGAAAACGGCACGCGCCCGTTCTTCAAGAAATGTCAGGCGTTTTGCCGAGGGCGGCGCGGTCAGGCCTCCAAGTTCCACCGTGCCCGCCGCGCGCAGGCGTCCTGCCATGGGTATGAGGTAGAAGCCATTTGCGGTCGGGCAGACAGGGCGGGACAATGGTGGGGTGTCCATGTCGAATTCGACATGGTAGCCGCGTTCTGTGTCGAGTGGCACGCGGTCTCCGGCCTGGCGGGCCAGCACTTTCGAATGTGCGCCGGCTGCAATCACCACAGTCTTCGCCCGGACCTTGCTGGAACCACAGGACACCATCACGCCATCTGAAGTCCGCTCGAGCGCGCGTGCGGCTGCGTGGAGAAATGCCACGCCCTTGCTCTCGGTGGCGGCTTTCAACCGTCCCATCAGCGCGCCAGGGTCGCTCAAGTGCGAAGCGTTCGGAAAATAGACACTGCCGCCTTCAAACGGTGGCAGTGCGGGTTCGAGCGCTGCCGTTTCTTCCTGGGACAGGAGTTCCTGAGGCACCTGGAAATGGTTTCTCACCGCGATTTCACCTCCTGCGCGGTCGAAGGCCGAGCGTGTGCTGTAAAGATAGAGGCAACCCCTGTTCCGCATCAGATCCTCTGCCCCGATTTCCATCAGAAGGTTCGCCCAGCCGGTGGGAACTTCGGACAACATGCGGGCGATCCGATCTGCATTACGGCGGCAATTGCCTGGCAGCGAATGCCACGCGAAGCGGGCCATCCAGGGCGCCAGAGAAAACAGCGCTGCCTTGCGGATCGACAGTGGGCTGTCTCTGGAGAGGAGCAACGAAGGCAGGTTTCGCAGCAAGGCAGGCGTCCCGACCGGCATCACGGCGTAGTCGGCGATGGTCCCCGCACTGCCAAAACTGGTGCCGCCGGCGTCTAGATCCGGGTCGATAACCAGAATCTCCCGACCTTCGGAGGCAAGCCGAAATGCACTTGCCAGCCCCGAGACGCCGCCGCCGATCACGGCGATTTCGGTAGTCAGAACCTCGCTCATGATCACTGGAGAGCTTCGTAACGGCGACGGTCGCTCTTCAGGATCTGGCAAAGCTTGTCGAGGCCTGAACGCAAATCCTCGTGTGTCCGGGCAGCGCCGAGATTAATGCGCACGGCATGTGGAATACATTCCCGGGTGACCGCAAAGGCTTCGCCCGACAGCACGCCGACGCCATCTCGATGGGCGGCTTTGACGAAGGAATTGCCGTGCCAGGGATCCGGCAGACGCAGCCAGCAATGGGGCGAGACGTCATCGGTTGCCAGATCGTGCCCGGAGAGGATCGATTGCACGATTTCCTGCCGATTGCGAAACTCGGCCACTTGTCCCGCAATGATTGCGTCGAGTGTGCCTTCTTCGATCATGCGCACCGCAATCAGCGCATTGAGCGCGCTGATGCTCCAGCAGTCGATCCTCAACATGGCGGCAATGTCGAACACCATCGGCTCCGGCGCCAGCACGGCGCCAAGCCGAAGACCGGGTGCGACACATTTCGACAGGCTGTTGATATGGATGGTGATGTCCGGGTTCGTTTGCGCGAATGTCGGTGCTGCGCCAGGTTTCAGGGCCCGGTAGACGTCGTCTTCAATGATGAGGACGCCGTGCCGCCGCGCGGTGGCGGCAAGGGTGGCCTTGCGTTCAGCAGACATGGTGACGGTCAACGGGTTGTGCAGCGTCGGGATCAGGAAGACCGCGCGCGGCCGGTCCGCTTCGCAGACGGCCGCGAAATCGGCGGGGCTCATGCCCTCGCCGTCCACTTCGACCGGCTTCAGGACCAGGTCGAGAGAACGACAGAGCGCGCCAATACCTTGATAGGTCACTATGTCCGTTACAATGACATCGCCCGGCCGGGCGATAGCTCGCAGAACACAGCCGAGTGCCTGCTGCGCCCCATTGGTGACAACCAGGTTTGAAGGATCGACCGTCCCGATCAGCGTCGACATCCAGGCGGCCATCGCCTCCCGTGCCCAGACCGGCCCTTCCGGCGCGTGAAAATCTTGCAGGGCCGTAAAGCGGGGATCAGCCGGCAACTGGGTCATCAGAGCCGAGAGCGCCTGAAGGTAGCCGGTTGTTGCCGGACGGTTGACGGAGAGGTCGATATATCCCGACCGGTCGAGCGGCGCCGACTTGAAGACTGCGACCTGGGACGGATCTGCGACGATGGAGCCGCGGCCCGGCCGGCTTTCCACCAAACCGCGTTCCTGCAAGGAGGCGAAGGCCCGCGTAACAGTCGTCAGATTAACCCCGGTCGACTGGGCAATGTCCCGCTGCGGCGGCAGCCGGTCTCCGACCGCAAGTTGTCCATTCGCAATTCTTTCCTCAATGATCCCGGCAATCTGCAAGTAGATCGGACCATCAGACTTCCTGAAACTCAACTTATCGAACATTCGCCGCAATACCCTTGGTCTGTCTGATAATGGTGTGTTGTGCCCGCCGGTTGTCACCGGTCACCAGACATATTGTATTACATACAAACAAGTCAACATCTCCCGGTTTTAGACCAGATCTGCGCAAAGCGCATCAAACATCCCGCCTAAAAGCACCATACAATGCCATTCTACCCGCTTGACAGTAGCAGATTTTTGATATTGTTTGATCATACATGTTGGTCTTGTACCCACATTGTATGACATACATAAGAAAAATGACCGCAGAGGAGAGCAAGATGTCGGTACACGGTAGGTGGCTCACGACGGTGGCGTTCGCTTCGGCAATGCTGATGGCAGGAGCCGCGGAGGCGGAGACCCTTCGCTTGTCGACATTGGACAAGCCGGGTTCGGATGGCGCGAACGCCGCAGAAACTTTTGCAGAACTTGTCAAGGAAAAGACCGACGGACGGATCGAGATCACAGTCTATCCGGCCAGCCAGCTGGGCGACTGGACCGAGGTTTATAACGGGGTCACCTTCGGCGCTGTCGACTTGGCGATGCAGCCGCTTTCGACTGACAGCGACCGGCGTCTGGCAATCACCTGGTTCCCCTACACCTTCACAGATTATGCCTCGGCCAGGGATGCCCTTTCGGCCGACGGATATGTCACCAAGATCGTTGATGGGATCATCGCTGATCAGGGTCTCAAGCTGCTGGCAACCTATGGCGCCGGCATGGGCGGAGCCGTCTTTGCCAACGAGGTCGACGACCCGACAAATCCGGATGCGAGTCACAACATCAAGATCCGCGTCTGGCCGGGCGGCACGACCCACCATGCCCTGATGGAGCGATTGGGCTTCAACGTCGCCGTCGTGCCGTGGGCCGAACTCTACACCGGCATGCAGACCGGCGTGGTCGACGGCGCCATCGGCGGCACCCCGGAACTGGCCCTCGACAATTTCAAGGATATTGCAAAAACCTGGGTCCAGTACAACGACCATTTCGAGGCCAATTACATCTTCATGAACCTGGGCAAGTTCGAGGGTCTCCAGGCTGCCGATCAAGCCGCGCTGGTGGAAGCGGCGCAAGAAATCGCCGACAAGCGCTTCGACGAGGTCGCCGCCGCGGATGCCGCCCGTCTGCAGCAGATGAAGGATCTCGGCATCAATGTGATCGAACTGACGCCTGACCAACTTCAGGCCTTTGCGGCAATCACCCGCAAGGATGTTTGGCCATCAATTTCAGAGGAGATCGGACCGGACATACTCAAGCAGCTTCAGGAAGCGACCGGCAGCAACTAGCTCCCCTGGATGCCCGGAGGCTTGGTGAGTGGCCGCCTCCGGGTCTTTTTTCAAGAAGGACGACACCCTGGGAGGAAACCTGGTGACGAAATCGGAGTTGGATTCGGCGGAGGCCAGCCACAACATCGCGCTCGAGTTGGCACTGCCCTCGGCGGAAAACCTCGCGCACGGCTACCCGCCGCGCAAACCCGGTCCCCTGGTTCTCATCCAAAGGTTCCTGCTCGGCATCTGCTGCCTGTCGGTCACCGCGCTGATCTTCATCCAGGTCTTCACCCGCTATGTGCTTCACACTTCCATCTTCGGCATTGAGGATTTGGCGAGCTTCGTCGCGGTCTGGCTATATTTTCTCGGTGGCTCACTCGGTGCATGGGAGCGCGGACACATATCCGCGAGCCTCGTCGACCTGATCGTCACGTCCCCTCAGCGCCGTCTCTGGATCAACGCGGCAGCTGCCTTTATCACGACGGCACTGTGCGCGTGGATGACCAAGTGGGCCTTCGACTATTTCATGTTCACGCTGACGCGCCACAAGATGTCGCTCGAACTCGGCCTCCCCATGGCCTATGTCACCGTCGTCATGCCGCTCTGTCTTGCGCTGATGACCTTCTATTTCCTGGTTGAAGCCCTGGACCTGACCGCCATGGCGCGGAGGGCTACAAAATGAGCCTGGTTATCGTATTCGACGCCATTCTTCTGACAGCCCTGCTGATTGTCGGCGTACCCGTGCCGCTTTGCTTCGCGGCCGCATGTCTGTTTCTCTTTGCACTCGGTGACATCGGCAGTGCCTCCTTCCTGATTGGTGCCGGGTTCAGCAAGATTTCTTCCATCATCATCGTCGCCATCCCGCTCTATATCCTTGCCGGCGGCCTGATGAGTCATGGAGGGATTGCTGGACGCCTGATCGACGTCGCCGATGCGGCGCTTGGTCGGACAAAGGGTGGCCTCGGCCTGGTCGTGATCTTTACAACAGCAGTCTTCGGCGCCATTTCCGGCATGGCTTCTTCTGCGGTCGCCGCCATAGGCACGATCATGATCCCCAAGATGGTTGACCGGGGCTACGACCGTGCCTATGCCGCAACCCTTGTGTCCGCCTCCTCCGTGCTGGCACTGCTCATCCCGCCCTCGGCATCCATGATCCTGTTCGGCTGGGTGACCGGCACCTCGATCACCGCCTGCTTCCTGGCACCGGTGCTGCCGGGCATCCTCCTGATCGGTCTGTTCGGCTTCTGGAACCGGTTCTATGCCGCCCGAATGGAAGTCACTGTTGCCGCTCCGGCCAAGTTCACGGCAATTGCTTCCGACATCCTGGCAAAGACCCGCCGCGCGAGCCTTGCCCTGTTGATGCCGGTCCTCATCCTGGGCTTCATTTATGGCGGCATCACCACACCAACGGAAGCCGCCGCAATAGCGGTTGTCTATGCGGTGCCCGTCAGCCTTGTCATCTACAGGGATTTGACGCTGAAGGAATTCTGGGAAGTTGTGTGGCGCAGCGGTCAGACTGCCGGCGTCCTGCTGATCCTGGTCTTCTTCGCTGCCATGCTGTCGCGTCTCTTTACGCTGGAAAACGTGCCCCAGCACATCCTCGAGGGTTTCATGAGTGTGACCCAGCATCCGATTGGCCTGCTTCTGATGGCCAACGTCTTCCTGGTTCTGATCGGAATGTTCATGGAGGATGTCAGCGGCATCCTGCTGGCCGCACCCATGCTTATGCCGGTCATGCAGCAGGCGGGCGTCGACCCGGTTCAGTTCGCCGCCATCGTGGCGGTCAATCTCGGAATGGGCCTGATCACGCCGCCGACCGCGCCGATCCTCTATTTCGGGGCGCTTATCGGCAAGACCCAACTCGGGTCGATGCTCAAGCCGACTCTGGTGTTCATCCTCTTTGCCTACCTGCCGGTCGTGCTGCTGACGACCTTTGTGCCCAGCCTATCCCTCGCTCTGCCCCGATTTTTCCTCGGCGGCTAGCCATTTCCTCATGACAAGGATTTCACCATGACCCGAATTGAGCGTTTTCCGAATTCAGGCACATTCGTTGAAAATGGTCCGCCCTACTCAAAGGCGGTCCGGGCTGGGGATCTGGTGTTTGTTTCAGGTCAGGTTGCCGTAGACGATGGCGGCAAGCCAGTCGGTGGCGGGATCGTTCCGGAAACCCGTCAGACCATCGAAAACCTGCGTAACGTGCTGCAGGAACTGGGGCTTGACCTGAAGGACGTGGTCAAGACCATGGTCTGGCTCACCGACGTCGACGATTTCGACCTCTTCAACAGCACCTACGTTGCCTATTTCGGAGAGGCACTGCCGGCGCGAGCCTGCGTACACGCCGACTTGATGGGCCCTTTTCGGGTGGAGATCGAGGCGATCGCTCGCGTTTTGTAACAATGCAGGCAGGACTTCCGACAAGTCGCAGCGGGATCGCAATCGCTGTGGCAGTCTTGGAAGCTCACGAGCATCCTACAGCGCAATACCCCTACAAGATGGCCAACCAACCACCGACGATGACCGCATTACTCCCGACGAGGGCACTCCTGCAGCAGACCTCCTAGCCGGCAGGGACCCGGCTGATGCCGGTATCGATCCACGCACGTGTCTGTTCCAGGACCTCATCTGAAAGCTCTGGATCATCGATTGCCCGCGCGAGGACTACTGCCCCCACCATTGCTGCCCAGCTTCCGATCGCCGCGCGGCGTCTGTCTTCCGGATCCAACTCCGGGAGCGCATTGCAGATACCGTCGATCTGCGATCGAAGGCCTTCGGTCATGGCCGAGCGGGCGGCCGGGGTCTGATGGCGGAGGGCAGCAGCAAGGCCCGCGGTCGGGCAACCACCGGCGGCGTTGTCGCGATGACGAGGCGAAAGATAGGCGTCCGCATACGCGCGAAGATCGCCGCCTCCGCCTGTGTCCGCGGCGAGGACGTGGGCAAGGCTCTGCGCGATCAGATCGTCCTTCGAGTTGAAGTGACCATAGAAGCCGCCGTGGGTCAGCCCGGCGGCTTTCATCACTTCCGCCACGCTGACCGCGTCGAACCCCTTGTCGCGAAACAGCCGGCTGGCAACTTCCAGAATCCGGCGACGGTTTTCCGCCATCTGTTCTCGACTGACCTTCATTTCAAACTTCTCCACCGGTCCCATTGACATTTACATGATGGTCATCATATTTAGCATCAATCATGATGACTATCATGAATATAGGTTCAATCAGAAAAGAGAGCAATCCCATGGCCAACATTCCGTCAGTCCTTATCACCGGCGCCTCCACCGGCATCGGAGCCACTTATGCCGAGCGCTTCGCGCGCCGAGGGCACGATCTCGTGCTGGTTGCCCGTGACAAGGCGCTAATGGAGTCCTTGGCGGCTCGCTTGCGTCAGGAGAACGGCGTGGCGATCGACATTGTCCGGGCCGATCTTACGCAGCCTGCCGATCTTACGACGGTAGAGACGAGGCTGCGTGATGACGCCCGTATCGGCGTCCTTGTCAACAATGCCGGCACGGCCATTGGCGGAAGTTTCATTGAGCAGAGCACCGATGACGTCGCGCGCCTGGTTGCGCTCAATACGACCGCACTGTTGCGGCTTGCCAGCGCCATCGCCCCGCGACTTGCAAAGGCCGGAGAAGGCGCGATCGTCAACATCGGCTCCGTGGTCGGCCTGGCGCCCGAGTTCGGCATGACGGTCTACGGCGCGACCAAGGCCTTCGTGCTGTTTCTGTCGCAGGGGCTCAGCCTCGAGCTTGCGCCGAAGGGCGTCTACGTCCAGGCCGTGCTTCCCGCCACGACGCGAACCCAGATCTGGGAACACGTCGGTGCCGACGTCAACACGCTGACCAACGTGATGGAGGTGGGCGATCTCGTTGACGCAGCGCTGGTCGGCTTCGACCGCCGTGAACCGGTGACTATTCCGCCGCTACCCGACGCCGGTCAGTGGGACGCGCTTGAGGCCGCACGCCAGGCCATGCTTCCGAACTATGGCAACGCAAATCCCGCCGAGCGATACCGCGCGGTCGCCTGAGCATCAACGAAACCAATTCGATAAACATTCCCGCTGCGGCGGAGACAGACAAGAGTGAGTCATGACCAACAAGACGCTTTTTGAGCCCTATACCCTCGGCTCGCTGACCCTCTCCAATCGTATCGTGATGGCGCCGCTGACGCGAAATCGCGCTGGCCCTGGCTTGGTCCCAGGCGATCTCGCTGCGGAATATTACAGCCAGCGTGCCTCGGCTGGGTTGATCATCTCCGAAGCCACGCAGATCTCGCAGCAGGGACAGGGCTACCAGGACACGCCCGGCATCTACTCCCAGGCTCAGATCGAGGGCTGGCGCAAGGTCACCAACGCCGTGCATGCCAAGGGCGGGCGGATTTTCATGCAGCTCTGGCATGTCGGCCGCGTCTCACACGTCGACCTGCAGGAGAACGGTGCAGCGCCCGTCGCACCCTCAGCGATCCAGGCCGAAACCAAAACCTTCATCAATAATGCCTTTGTAGATGTTTCGGAACCCCGCGCTCTTGAACTAGAAGAACTGCCGGGCATCGTGGACGACTTCCGCAAGGCAGCCGCAAACGCCGTCGCGGCGGGAATCGACGGCGTGGAGGTCCACGGTGCCAACGGCTATCTGCTCGACCAGTTTGCCAAGGACGGCGCCAACGTCCGGACGGATGCATATGGCGGATCGATCGAGAACCGGGCGCGGCTGATGCTGGAGGTTACGGCTGCGGTGGTCAAGGAGGTCGGCGCCGAACGCACTGGAATCCGGATCTCGCCCGTATCGCCCGCGAACGGCGTTTCGAGCAGCGACGCTCAGGCGCAGTTCGACTACATCGTCGATCAACTCGATGCCCTGGGCATCGCCTACATTCACGTCGTCGAGGGCGCCACGGGCGGACCGCGCGATGTCACGCCATTCGACTTCGGCTCTCTCCGCCGCCGCTTCGCCAACACCTATATTGCCAACAATGGCTACGATCTTGACCTTGCGACGTCGCGTCTCGCCGAAGGCAAGTCGGACCTCTTCGCTTTCGGCCGGCCGTTCATCGCCAATCCCGACCTGGTGGAGCGACTGCAAACCGGCGCCCCGCTGACGCAGATCGATCCTGCCACGCTCTATGGCGGCGGTGCCGCGGGCTATACGGATTATCCCGCTATCGCGGCCGCAGACCGCAACTGATCCCTTCGGTGCCGTGCTCAGGCGCGGCCCTACCCTTATCTGCTGTCTGCAATAGTGGCTCTCTGATCGGATGCGGGCTTTAGCGGAAAACTGGAGACCAGATCATCATGAAGGCGTTCATCGTCGATAAGTACAAGAAGAACAGCGCGCTACGTCTCGGTGACATGCCGGAACCGGCGGTGCGGGAAGACGATGTTCTGGTCGAGATCCACGCGGCCGGGCTCAATCCTCTGGATTGCAAGATCCATGACGGAGAGTTCAAGCCCATCTTGCCCTATCGCCCGCCTTTCATCCTGGGACACGATGTGGCCGGCACAGTGGTTCGGGTCGGATCGAAGGTCCGTCGTTTCTCGGTGGGTGACGAGGTTTATGCCCGGCCGCGCGATGGCCGCATCGGGACGTTCGCGGAATTGATTGCCATGAATGAGGTCGACGTGGCGCTCAAGCCGAAGAACCTCACAATGGAGGAAGCGGCTTCCATTCCTCTAGTGGGGCTGACAGCCTGGCAGGCACTGGTCGAGCGTGCCGACCTTGCTAAAGGGCAGAAGGTGCTCATACACGCGGGTTCGGGCGGCGTGGGCACTCTCGCCATCCAACTTGCCAGGCATCTCGGCGCGACTGTCGCAACGACGACGAGCACGGCGAATGTTGAGCTGGTAAGGAGCCTCGGCGCCGATATCGTGATCGACTACAAGAAGCAGGATTTCGAGAAGGTCCTGTCCGGCTATGATGTGGTGTTGAACAGCCTGGGCGGCGATACGCTCAAGAAATCCCTGAGAGTGCTGAAGCCCGGCGGCAAGCTGATTTCGATTTCCGGTCC
This sequence is a window from Roseibium salinum. Protein-coding genes within it:
- a CDS encoding PLP-dependent aminotransferase family protein, which produces MFDKLSFRKSDGPIYLQIAGIIEERIANGQLAVGDRLPPQRDIAQSTGVNLTTVTRAFASLQERGLVESRPGRGSIVADPSQVAVFKSAPLDRSGYIDLSVNRPATTGYLQALSALMTQLPADPRFTALQDFHAPEGPVWAREAMAAWMSTLIGTVDPSNLVVTNGAQQALGCVLRAIARPGDVIVTDIVTYQGIGALCRSLDLVLKPVEVDGEGMSPADFAAVCEADRPRAVFLIPTLHNPLTVTMSAERKATLAATARRHGVLIIEDDVYRALKPGAAPTFAQTNPDITIHINSLSKCVAPGLRLGAVLAPEPMVFDIAAMLRIDCWSISALNALIAVRMIEEGTLDAIIAGQVAEFRNRQEIVQSILSGHDLATDDVSPHCWLRLPDPWHGNSFVKAAHRDGVGVLSGEAFAVTRECIPHAVRINLGAARTHEDLRSGLDKLCQILKSDRRRYEALQ
- a CDS encoding TetR/AcrR family transcriptional regulator, translated to MKVSREQMAENRRRILEVASRLFRDKGFDAVSVAEVMKAAGLTHGGFYGHFNSKDDLIAQSLAHVLAADTGGGGDLRAYADAYLSPRHRDNAAGGCPTAGLAAALRHQTPAARSAMTEGLRSQIDGICNALPELDPEDRRRAAIGSWAAMVGAVVLARAIDDPELSDEVLEQTRAWIDTGISRVPAG
- a CDS encoding RidA family protein gives rise to the protein MTRIERFPNSGTFVENGPPYSKAVRAGDLVFVSGQVAVDDGGKPVGGGIVPETRQTIENLRNVLQELGLDLKDVVKTMVWLTDVDDFDLFNSTYVAYFGEALPARACVHADLMGPFRVEIEAIARVL
- a CDS encoding TRAP transporter large permease, which gives rise to MSLVIVFDAILLTALLIVGVPVPLCFAAACLFLFALGDIGSASFLIGAGFSKISSIIIVAIPLYILAGGLMSHGGIAGRLIDVADAALGRTKGGLGLVVIFTTAVFGAISGMASSAVAAIGTIMIPKMVDRGYDRAYAATLVSASSVLALLIPPSASMILFGWVTGTSITACFLAPVLPGILLIGLFGFWNRFYAARMEVTVAAPAKFTAIASDILAKTRRASLALLMPVLILGFIYGGITTPTEAAAIAVVYAVPVSLVIYRDLTLKEFWEVVWRSGQTAGVLLILVFFAAMLSRLFTLENVPQHILEGFMSVTQHPIGLLLMANVFLVLIGMFMEDVSGILLAAPMLMPVMQQAGVDPVQFAAIVAVNLGMGLITPPTAPILYFGALIGKTQLGSMLKPTLVFILFAYLPVVLLTTFVPSLSLALPRFFLGG
- a CDS encoding TRAP transporter small permease — its product is MTKSELDSAEASHNIALELALPSAENLAHGYPPRKPGPLVLIQRFLLGICCLSVTALIFIQVFTRYVLHTSIFGIEDLASFVAVWLYFLGGSLGAWERGHISASLVDLIVTSPQRRLWINAAAAFITTALCAWMTKWAFDYFMFTLTRHKMSLELGLPMAYVTVVMPLCLALMTFYFLVEALDLTAMARRATK
- a CDS encoding SDR family NAD(P)-dependent oxidoreductase translates to MANIPSVLITGASTGIGATYAERFARRGHDLVLVARDKALMESLAARLRQENGVAIDIVRADLTQPADLTTVETRLRDDARIGVLVNNAGTAIGGSFIEQSTDDVARLVALNTTALLRLASAIAPRLAKAGEGAIVNIGSVVGLAPEFGMTVYGATKAFVLFLSQGLSLELAPKGVYVQAVLPATTRTQIWEHVGADVNTLTNVMEVGDLVDAALVGFDRREPVTIPPLPDAGQWDALEAARQAMLPNYGNANPAERYRAVA
- a CDS encoding tannase/feruloyl esterase family alpha/beta hydrolase — protein: MTRQSRLPGVVAAALVPLAAIAPATQAHAQARLACEPAALSELALPGTRIVSAQSAPADDQAGPHCIVRGAVNERTGADGMPYAIGFEMRLPDEWNGRYVHQANGGNDGKVVPAYGDLKGNQPDNALSRGYAVLSTDAGHDGEANPDAGLAGGNVFGLDHQARVDYGYGANVVLTPIAKNLIEAYYGDGPEYSYMVGCSNGGRHALVGATRLADEFDGFLAGAPGYNLPMAAVQHAWDVQSFRLANEDIRKAFSPQDMAVVADGVLEACDSLDGAEDGIVGDLVACQSAFDLNSLQCAAGESNQCLAAEQVEALSRAFAGPTNSAGEQLYTDWSYDAGIASGDWRFWKLESPIPPWDHMPLIAVMGAGSLAHVFTTPPSEIEGTPEALLDFLINFDFDEDGKKILATSDAFPASPMDVMAPTDWRAPKIAELQQAGGKAIVFHGASDGVFSINATIDWYERLKANNGGDVSDFARFYSVPGMAHCDGGPATDRFDLFQELVDWVEKGEAPGAVVASVRADNKELPEGWSKQRTRPLCDWPQVARYDGSGDIESADSFTCR
- a CDS encoding NAD(P)/FAD-dependent oxidoreductase; its protein translation is MSEVLTTEIAVIGGGVSGLASAFRLASEGREILVIDPDLDAGGTSFGSAGTIADYAVMPVGTPALLRNLPSLLLSRDSPLSIRKAALFSLAPWMARFAWHSLPGNCRRNADRIARMLSEVPTGWANLLMEIGAEDLMRNRGCLYLYSTRSAFDRAGGEIAVRNHFQVPQELLSQEETAALEPALPPFEGGSVYFPNASHLSDPGALMGRLKAATESKGVAFLHAAARALERTSDGVMVSCGSSKVRAKTVVIAAGAHSKVLARQAGDRVPLDTERGYHVEFDMDTPPLSRPVCPTANGFYLIPMAGRLRAAGTVELGGLTAPPSAKRLTFLEERARAVFPSLGAPDRTWLGFRPSMPDSVPVIRASKGGNDIIFAFGHGHLGLTLAPVTARMVSDLIAKRKGVA
- the dctP gene encoding TRAP transporter substrate-binding protein DctP, with product MSVHGRWLTTVAFASAMLMAGAAEAETLRLSTLDKPGSDGANAAETFAELVKEKTDGRIEITVYPASQLGDWTEVYNGVTFGAVDLAMQPLSTDSDRRLAITWFPYTFTDYASARDALSADGYVTKIVDGIIADQGLKLLATYGAGMGGAVFANEVDDPTNPDASHNIKIRVWPGGTTHHALMERLGFNVAVVPWAELYTGMQTGVVDGAIGGTPELALDNFKDIAKTWVQYNDHFEANYIFMNLGKFEGLQAADQAALVEAAQEIADKRFDEVAAADAARLQQMKDLGINVIELTPDQLQAFAAITRKDVWPSISEEIGPDILKQLQEATGSN